A region of Toxorhynchites rutilus septentrionalis strain SRP chromosome 1, ASM2978413v1, whole genome shotgun sequence DNA encodes the following proteins:
- the LOC129775633 gene encoding proton channel OtopLc isoform X1 — protein sequence MTASQQPFDKSSRSGPLVIVSASSSPSLQAQRKGNLTSDTPVVTWCIGAEDEDDNSHRSVKKIREQLGIDSNGGTNSKELQRYLSVPTSDEETDPILTKSNSIAAMPIKSPNNGSSSLLDQIPEDGQPTMKASSTNRTNGTVPRSASFVMQDILSTHRPSTVMSALRRGSLAWLPGRSKNHISHGPDVESHMGSKASLSQIPHGNGAHCDLAIESRRKNRRVGDDALSTALSALYAKVIVILGIALPVTEILSSQIPANVYQGFYLYLYITSILFVIFVYASNMRRRAVMTLIKNYHEKTNIYPPKKRIQRFGSFYLRVGAIAFGIGAMVYSGLELGQYFELHASPGCSSVFIALTPATRMILSIVQMQFIFLNTSELDMARHKVFARFGLMHMVATNLCEWLYVLVEETKHEIHHLAHMVDGERTAYKIINLTTTTSIPTTIDDSSEEDMSAALMIAPGFNHTRERYINDGTPEYVDCQRTNIMGTLVQNASPFLFPCTIEYSLICAVILYEMWKKVKTIAEIDRTRRSSSKMAAGTKSAHHFSVDCSRAHRGMFGGIIVTVLTIICLIMYFVLHDEPGYEFFALQEVTIAETVLYSVTAAGVVAAIIKMRDLKYCRKHNDPHGSSVSLDCTLLVLAQTGVYVYGMFSIIGSYFSMKQGHSGAGEGMIAEIFSLVQTSMQTLFILNAVWRKCRGALQNRTKPGREIVTFLLVANMAMWFINTLIKGRASFRPSHLAFFGTWAWTVITHVSMPLAIFYRFHSTICLFEVWKSTYKVKHGDHH from the exons TGAACAACTAGGTATCGATTCCAACGGCGGAACAAACTCAAAGGAACTACAGCGTTACCTCTCCGTACCCACGTCAGATGAAGAGACCGACCCGATTCTGACGAAATCGAATTCGATCGCTGCAATGCCCATAAAAAGTCCAAACAATGGATCGTCATCCCTCCTCGATCAAATCCCGGAAGATGGTCAACCCACAATGAAAGCGTCCTCCACTAACCGTACCAACGGTACAGTACCCCGTAGTGCCTCGTTTGTGATGCAGGATATCCTGTCTACACACAGACCGTCCACAGTCATGTCCGCCCTGAGGAGAGGATCATTGGCTTGGTTGCCAGGGCGAAGCAAGAACCACATTTCCCACGGTCCGGACGTTGAATCTCACATGGGCAGCAAGGCATCGCTCAGTCAAATTCCACACGGAAACGGGGCGCACTGTGATTTAGCGATAGAGTCTCGGAGGAAAAATAGGCGTGTCGGAGA TGATGCTCTGAGTACAGCACTTTCTGCGCTCTATGCCAAGGTCATCGTGATTTTAGGCATAGCGTTGCCTGTTACAGAGATTCTATCCTCGCAGATACCGGCAAATGTTTACCAGGGATTCTATCTATATCTCTACATAACCAGTATACTGTTCGTTATTTTCGTCTATGCATCCAACATGAGGCGACGGGCGGTCATGACCCTAATTAAAAACTACC ACGAAAAAACCAACATCTATCCCCCGAAGAAGCGAATCCAACGCTTCGGCAGTTTTTATCTCCGAGTGGGAGCGATTGCCTTCGGTATCGGAGCAATGGTGTACTCCGGTTTGGAACTGGGACAGTACTTCGAGTTGCACGCTTCTCCGGGATGCTCAAGTGTCTTCATCGCGTTGACACCGGCCACACGAATGATTCTATCGATCGTACAGATGCAGTTTATCTTTTTGAACACATCGGAGCTGGATATGGCTCGGCACAAAGTTTTCGCCCGATTTGGGTTGATGCACATGGTGGCTACGAATCTGTGCGAATGGTTGTATGTGCTGGTGGAGGAAACCAAGCATGAGATTCACCATCTGGCCCACATGGTTGACGGCGAACGAACAG CCTACAAAATCATAAATCTCACCACTACAACGTCAATTCCTACCACAATTGATGACAGCAGTGAAGAAGACATGTCAGCAGCTTTGATGATCGCACCGGGTTTCAATCATACCCGAGAAAGGTATATCAACGATGGAACGCCTGAATATGTCGATTGTCAGCGAACCAACATAATGGGGACCCTGGTTCAAAACGCATCCCCGTTTCTGTTCCCTTGCACGATCGAATACTCGTTGATTTGTGCCGTTATCCTGTACGAGATGTGGAAGAAAGTCAAAACAATTGCCGAGATCGACCGAACCCGACGAAGCTCGAGTAAAATGGCAGCGGGTACGAAGAGTGCCCATCACTTCTCGGTAGACTGCTCTCGCGCCCATCGTGGGATGTTTGGAGGGATCATCGTCACGGTGCTGACGATCATATGTTTGATCATGTACTTTGTACTCCACGATGAGCCGGGGTATGAATTTTTCGCCCTCCAAGAAGTCACAATTGCCGAAACCGTTCTGTATTCGGTAACGGCCGCAGGAGTAGTCGCTGCCATAATAAAAATGCGAGACTTGAAGTACTGCAGAAAACACAACGATCCACACGGAAGCTCAGTCAGTCTCGATTGCACCCTTCTAGTGCTAGCCCAGACCGGAGTTTACGTGTACGGAATGTTCAGTATCATTGGCAGCTATTTTTCGATGAAGCAAGGACACTCCGGGGCCGGAGAAGGAATGATCGCTGAAATATTCAGCTTAGTTCAAACATCCATGCAAACCCTGTTCATTCTTAACGCTGTGTGGCGAAAATGTCGGGGGGCTTTACAGAACCGAACGAAACCAGGACGGGAGATTGTAACATTCCTGCTGGTTGCCAACATGGCTATGTGGTTTATCAATACACTGATCAAAGGAAGGGCCAGCTTCAGGCCGTCTCATCTGGCGTTTTTCGGTACGTGGGCCTGGACGGTGATTACGCACGTATCGATGCCACTGGCCATCTTTTACCGCTTCCACTCAACCATTTGTCTGTTTGAAGTGTGGAAGTCAACGTACAAAGTGAAGCATGGAGATCATCATTAG
- the LOC129775633 gene encoding proton channel OtopLc isoform X3: MPIKSPNNGSSSLLDQIPEDGQPTMKASSTNRTNGTVPRSASFVMQDILSTHRPSTVMSALRRGSLAWLPGRSKNHISHGPDVESHMGSKASLSQIPHGNGAHCDLAIESRRKNRRVGDDALSTALSALYAKVIVILGIALPVTEILSSQIPANVYQGFYLYLYITSILFVIFVYASNMRRRAVMTLIKNYHEKTNIYPPKKRIQRFGSFYLRVGAIAFGIGAMVYSGLELGQYFELHASPGCSSVFIALTPATRMILSIVQMQFIFLNTSELDMARHKVFARFGLMHMVATNLCEWLYVLVEETKHEIHHLAHMVDGERTAYKIINLTTTTSIPTTIDDSSEEDMSAALMIAPGFNHTRERYINDGTPEYVDCQRTNIMGTLVQNASPFLFPCTIEYSLICAVILYEMWKKVKTIAEIDRTRRSSSKMAAGTKSAHHFSVDCSRAHRGMFGGIIVTVLTIICLIMYFVLHDEPGYEFFALQEVTIAETVLYSVTAAGVVAAIIKMRDLKYCRKHNDPHGSSVSLDCTLLVLAQTGVYVYGMFSIIGSYFSMKQGHSGAGEGMIAEIFSLVQTSMQTLFILNAVWRKCRGALQNRTKPGREIVTFLLVANMAMWFINTLIKGRASFRPSHLAFFGTWAWTVITHVSMPLAIFYRFHSTICLFEVWKSTYKVKHGDHH; this comes from the exons ATGCCCATAAAAAGTCCAAACAATGGATCGTCATCCCTCCTCGATCAAATCCCGGAAGATGGTCAACCCACAATGAAAGCGTCCTCCACTAACCGTACCAACGGTACAGTACCCCGTAGTGCCTCGTTTGTGATGCAGGATATCCTGTCTACACACAGACCGTCCACAGTCATGTCCGCCCTGAGGAGAGGATCATTGGCTTGGTTGCCAGGGCGAAGCAAGAACCACATTTCCCACGGTCCGGACGTTGAATCTCACATGGGCAGCAAGGCATCGCTCAGTCAAATTCCACACGGAAACGGGGCGCACTGTGATTTAGCGATAGAGTCTCGGAGGAAAAATAGGCGTGTCGGAGA TGATGCTCTGAGTACAGCACTTTCTGCGCTCTATGCCAAGGTCATCGTGATTTTAGGCATAGCGTTGCCTGTTACAGAGATTCTATCCTCGCAGATACCGGCAAATGTTTACCAGGGATTCTATCTATATCTCTACATAACCAGTATACTGTTCGTTATTTTCGTCTATGCATCCAACATGAGGCGACGGGCGGTCATGACCCTAATTAAAAACTACC ACGAAAAAACCAACATCTATCCCCCGAAGAAGCGAATCCAACGCTTCGGCAGTTTTTATCTCCGAGTGGGAGCGATTGCCTTCGGTATCGGAGCAATGGTGTACTCCGGTTTGGAACTGGGACAGTACTTCGAGTTGCACGCTTCTCCGGGATGCTCAAGTGTCTTCATCGCGTTGACACCGGCCACACGAATGATTCTATCGATCGTACAGATGCAGTTTATCTTTTTGAACACATCGGAGCTGGATATGGCTCGGCACAAAGTTTTCGCCCGATTTGGGTTGATGCACATGGTGGCTACGAATCTGTGCGAATGGTTGTATGTGCTGGTGGAGGAAACCAAGCATGAGATTCACCATCTGGCCCACATGGTTGACGGCGAACGAACAG CCTACAAAATCATAAATCTCACCACTACAACGTCAATTCCTACCACAATTGATGACAGCAGTGAAGAAGACATGTCAGCAGCTTTGATGATCGCACCGGGTTTCAATCATACCCGAGAAAGGTATATCAACGATGGAACGCCTGAATATGTCGATTGTCAGCGAACCAACATAATGGGGACCCTGGTTCAAAACGCATCCCCGTTTCTGTTCCCTTGCACGATCGAATACTCGTTGATTTGTGCCGTTATCCTGTACGAGATGTGGAAGAAAGTCAAAACAATTGCCGAGATCGACCGAACCCGACGAAGCTCGAGTAAAATGGCAGCGGGTACGAAGAGTGCCCATCACTTCTCGGTAGACTGCTCTCGCGCCCATCGTGGGATGTTTGGAGGGATCATCGTCACGGTGCTGACGATCATATGTTTGATCATGTACTTTGTACTCCACGATGAGCCGGGGTATGAATTTTTCGCCCTCCAAGAAGTCACAATTGCCGAAACCGTTCTGTATTCGGTAACGGCCGCAGGAGTAGTCGCTGCCATAATAAAAATGCGAGACTTGAAGTACTGCAGAAAACACAACGATCCACACGGAAGCTCAGTCAGTCTCGATTGCACCCTTCTAGTGCTAGCCCAGACCGGAGTTTACGTGTACGGAATGTTCAGTATCATTGGCAGCTATTTTTCGATGAAGCAAGGACACTCCGGGGCCGGAGAAGGAATGATCGCTGAAATATTCAGCTTAGTTCAAACATCCATGCAAACCCTGTTCATTCTTAACGCTGTGTGGCGAAAATGTCGGGGGGCTTTACAGAACCGAACGAAACCAGGACGGGAGATTGTAACATTCCTGCTGGTTGCCAACATGGCTATGTGGTTTATCAATACACTGATCAAAGGAAGGGCCAGCTTCAGGCCGTCTCATCTGGCGTTTTTCGGTACGTGGGCCTGGACGGTGATTACGCACGTATCGATGCCACTGGCCATCTTTTACCGCTTCCACTCAACCATTTGTCTGTTTGAAGTGTGGAAGTCAACGTACAAAGTGAAGCATGGAGATCATCATTAG
- the LOC129775633 gene encoding proton channel OtopLc isoform X2: MGVNNGNSNSNNSICGGTKQNKKNSVTFCEQLGIDSNGGTNSKELQRYLSVPTSDEETDPILTKSNSIAAMPIKSPNNGSSSLLDQIPEDGQPTMKASSTNRTNGTVPRSASFVMQDILSTHRPSTVMSALRRGSLAWLPGRSKNHISHGPDVESHMGSKASLSQIPHGNGAHCDLAIESRRKNRRVGDDALSTALSALYAKVIVILGIALPVTEILSSQIPANVYQGFYLYLYITSILFVIFVYASNMRRRAVMTLIKNYHEKTNIYPPKKRIQRFGSFYLRVGAIAFGIGAMVYSGLELGQYFELHASPGCSSVFIALTPATRMILSIVQMQFIFLNTSELDMARHKVFARFGLMHMVATNLCEWLYVLVEETKHEIHHLAHMVDGERTAYKIINLTTTTSIPTTIDDSSEEDMSAALMIAPGFNHTRERYINDGTPEYVDCQRTNIMGTLVQNASPFLFPCTIEYSLICAVILYEMWKKVKTIAEIDRTRRSSSKMAAGTKSAHHFSVDCSRAHRGMFGGIIVTVLTIICLIMYFVLHDEPGYEFFALQEVTIAETVLYSVTAAGVVAAIIKMRDLKYCRKHNDPHGSSVSLDCTLLVLAQTGVYVYGMFSIIGSYFSMKQGHSGAGEGMIAEIFSLVQTSMQTLFILNAVWRKCRGALQNRTKPGREIVTFLLVANMAMWFINTLIKGRASFRPSHLAFFGTWAWTVITHVSMPLAIFYRFHSTICLFEVWKSTYKVKHGDHH, from the exons TGAACAACTAGGTATCGATTCCAACGGCGGAACAAACTCAAAGGAACTACAGCGTTACCTCTCCGTACCCACGTCAGATGAAGAGACCGACCCGATTCTGACGAAATCGAATTCGATCGCTGCAATGCCCATAAAAAGTCCAAACAATGGATCGTCATCCCTCCTCGATCAAATCCCGGAAGATGGTCAACCCACAATGAAAGCGTCCTCCACTAACCGTACCAACGGTACAGTACCCCGTAGTGCCTCGTTTGTGATGCAGGATATCCTGTCTACACACAGACCGTCCACAGTCATGTCCGCCCTGAGGAGAGGATCATTGGCTTGGTTGCCAGGGCGAAGCAAGAACCACATTTCCCACGGTCCGGACGTTGAATCTCACATGGGCAGCAAGGCATCGCTCAGTCAAATTCCACACGGAAACGGGGCGCACTGTGATTTAGCGATAGAGTCTCGGAGGAAAAATAGGCGTGTCGGAGA TGATGCTCTGAGTACAGCACTTTCTGCGCTCTATGCCAAGGTCATCGTGATTTTAGGCATAGCGTTGCCTGTTACAGAGATTCTATCCTCGCAGATACCGGCAAATGTTTACCAGGGATTCTATCTATATCTCTACATAACCAGTATACTGTTCGTTATTTTCGTCTATGCATCCAACATGAGGCGACGGGCGGTCATGACCCTAATTAAAAACTACC ACGAAAAAACCAACATCTATCCCCCGAAGAAGCGAATCCAACGCTTCGGCAGTTTTTATCTCCGAGTGGGAGCGATTGCCTTCGGTATCGGAGCAATGGTGTACTCCGGTTTGGAACTGGGACAGTACTTCGAGTTGCACGCTTCTCCGGGATGCTCAAGTGTCTTCATCGCGTTGACACCGGCCACACGAATGATTCTATCGATCGTACAGATGCAGTTTATCTTTTTGAACACATCGGAGCTGGATATGGCTCGGCACAAAGTTTTCGCCCGATTTGGGTTGATGCACATGGTGGCTACGAATCTGTGCGAATGGTTGTATGTGCTGGTGGAGGAAACCAAGCATGAGATTCACCATCTGGCCCACATGGTTGACGGCGAACGAACAG CCTACAAAATCATAAATCTCACCACTACAACGTCAATTCCTACCACAATTGATGACAGCAGTGAAGAAGACATGTCAGCAGCTTTGATGATCGCACCGGGTTTCAATCATACCCGAGAAAGGTATATCAACGATGGAACGCCTGAATATGTCGATTGTCAGCGAACCAACATAATGGGGACCCTGGTTCAAAACGCATCCCCGTTTCTGTTCCCTTGCACGATCGAATACTCGTTGATTTGTGCCGTTATCCTGTACGAGATGTGGAAGAAAGTCAAAACAATTGCCGAGATCGACCGAACCCGACGAAGCTCGAGTAAAATGGCAGCGGGTACGAAGAGTGCCCATCACTTCTCGGTAGACTGCTCTCGCGCCCATCGTGGGATGTTTGGAGGGATCATCGTCACGGTGCTGACGATCATATGTTTGATCATGTACTTTGTACTCCACGATGAGCCGGGGTATGAATTTTTCGCCCTCCAAGAAGTCACAATTGCCGAAACCGTTCTGTATTCGGTAACGGCCGCAGGAGTAGTCGCTGCCATAATAAAAATGCGAGACTTGAAGTACTGCAGAAAACACAACGATCCACACGGAAGCTCAGTCAGTCTCGATTGCACCCTTCTAGTGCTAGCCCAGACCGGAGTTTACGTGTACGGAATGTTCAGTATCATTGGCAGCTATTTTTCGATGAAGCAAGGACACTCCGGGGCCGGAGAAGGAATGATCGCTGAAATATTCAGCTTAGTTCAAACATCCATGCAAACCCTGTTCATTCTTAACGCTGTGTGGCGAAAATGTCGGGGGGCTTTACAGAACCGAACGAAACCAGGACGGGAGATTGTAACATTCCTGCTGGTTGCCAACATGGCTATGTGGTTTATCAATACACTGATCAAAGGAAGGGCCAGCTTCAGGCCGTCTCATCTGGCGTTTTTCGGTACGTGGGCCTGGACGGTGATTACGCACGTATCGATGCCACTGGCCATCTTTTACCGCTTCCACTCAACCATTTGTCTGTTTGAAGTGTGGAAGTCAACGTACAAAGTGAAGCATGGAGATCATCATTAG